From Xiphophorus hellerii strain 12219 chromosome 6, Xiphophorus_hellerii-4.1, whole genome shotgun sequence, the proteins below share one genomic window:
- the greb1l gene encoding GREB1-like protein isoform X6, translated as MLHIAHLGAPFFFVLSQIMGNSYAGQLKSARFEEALHNSIEASLRSSSGDPQPIFTQLYLEPEAYPADVKSKADMPLQGEEGQDPLNSHSSNDMEELEDDDDSDSSSPPLPYLQTPAPDGCCTLDGFCQAGKDLRLVTIAAEPIEVPAGFELVGAKSPSIPEHILVCAVDRRFLPDENGKNALLGFSGNCVGCGEKGFRYFTEFSNHINLKLSTQPKKQKHLKYYLVKNSQGALCKGPLICWKACPLLAFLDSKTRQFSSSVLTSKPSSSSSLSSKENGGTSGHSSSPFSLSDSPPTRMAQASSVFFGSQDLGRDCSFLKPLASTPGNKTLPIVPTALRVNGPTNGLGVDVHTSLLSPSQVSLVPQAQGYRTPDLGDSPVSSAMNSGPPKKRHRSWHPSTLVPVPPTAVPVPAIRPIVGSPGSVLAVSSPQPLAAGVIQPQPVNAGETVIVPENLLNSSGVRPVILIGHGTLPYFYGNVGNIVVSPLLVSCYKSSQLTEKNLETLGLHSSQMLSVEMMILLTLQYLARLASNQIPLREELEQIVLKAMLCCPGNPAISPSQLPWLARLEASVSGGSVQVVVTHNSLGEGISESLRSLSEGPQHQQRLPTYVVIICASKMNGNEFCVLVLGKYQARALAEGMLTTNEFLKEISYELITGKVGVLASHFKTTSLGDNLDKQLVRYQRRRKGQVIQPYQGDVTENIHSQEPASMSPPPDTVELLNRVFQIYPAQLTVARSLLSQVCSIADSGTQNLDLGRFCKVDFLVLVPPSHILVHQTAQRIRQSGVLVDLGNEDTSTAHQKSEKYVVRLDADVHTKMEAFMKKVKQNPYTLFVLIHDNSHVDLTSALSGSVCHGELQGLADRVVNCQEVLDAMNLLVLQVSCFPYTLQTHQSRISLHNEIHWPSSDHLQREQPPHELVYFGLRDYSCSLQWGVASPILRCDDAFEKMVHTLLERHPHLHSMVIRSYLLIQQYTEAMMALTSSPSLRDHITPETLAMVEDLINAPSREGSQGRGHMLLVRVPSLQLAMLARERLEDVRDKLGLQLCFAVLLGSPASELNLSRNFINFLRTWRGFQNEEWVPHTYEDLEGLPCIIILTGKDPLGETFPRSLKYTDLRLIDSSYLTRTALEQEVGLACTYVSLDVVQESKTSTAPRESDGEKTTGSLNDGDELERPQSNGSAATRTSGSLAENGVSSSDLADSFQKPSTSTSQPEGLVTSDVATLTEGFKQECDSLGSQLSSNPLKAPNAPPSNYSSSSSSSPSTSSSSTQRPSQSTQCGRASKCSRVSPRTVILSRAAYNLLSGESGSQLSSFSLLPHADVSWSSPLRPLITHNLQRADQSLYYRQWTVARQHHADYEAPPVPHPRRLLLSGPPQVGKTGAYLQFLRILFRMLIRLLEVDVYDDEEDEEAETTDATTPANTQWPDIEDIRKLPFDPNPRDPKFRKASPVYSDKMPKLFKAEFKKEGENQTQGKRVTKSIRLSRFAAHNAFHHCEQCHQYCEAVPTTQLSECSLHAFTFCSSMLGEEVQLQFFIPKAKEQHFVFSHQGSHLESLRLPLVSTKDPDLLKSPIFTPTTGRQEHGLLNLFHTMEGVTHLHILVVKQFEMPHYRKYWPNHILLVLPAMFNSAGVGAARFMIKELSYHNLELERNRLEEQGVKRQDVWPFIVMMDDSCVLWSTFQPTDGSETSDGSSGITNVSLKTVLQHMENTPKISLYAICGVRKWSSSLAHKTPQHSFGRCHLHDLVLLNVDLTQNVQYDLNRYDCEEVDFNLRVNSSGLLICRFNNIFLMKKHIPVGGKKDFVVKPKLVEIENKAPISPSQYVCAPDSEQTLLDAPAQFLLENFLQSCSHRLFPKAVQNRNNPVLSIDSYLNLSPEISVCYINSRPHSTNLNHQGLVFSGLLLYLCDSFVVSGLLKNFRFLKGATLCVICQDRSSLRQTIVRLELEDEWQFRLRDEFQTANCSEDRPLYFLTGRHV; from the exons CAGATGTAAAGTCAAAAGCTGACATGCCACTCCAGGGTGAGGAGGGTCAAGATCCTCTGAACAGTCACTCTTCCAATGAtatggaggagctggaggatgATGACGACTCCGACAGCAGCAGCCCTCCACTTCCCTACCTGCAAACTCCTGCGCCTGATGGTTGCTGCACACTCGATG GATTTTGTCAGGCTGGAAAGGACCTCCGTCTTGTCACCATAGCAGCAGAGCCCATTGAAGTCCCAGCAGGCTTCGAGCTAGTCGGTGCCAAGTCTCCCAGCATCCCCGAGCACATTCTGGTGTGTGCCGTGGACCGCCGCTTTTTGCCCGACGAGAATGGGAAAAATGCACTTTTAG GTTTTTCAGGAAACTGTGTTGGCTGTGGTGAAAAGggtttcagatatttcacagaGTTTTCTAATCACATCAACCTGAAGTTATCCACCCAACCCAAGAAGCAGAAGCACTTAAAATACTACCTGGTGAAGAATTCACAGGGTGCTCTGTGCAAAGGACCCCTTATCTGCTGGAAAG CTTGTCCTCTGCTTGCTTTCCTAGACAGTAAAACCCGCCAGTTTTCCAGCAGCGTTTTGACCTCCAAACCGAGTTCATCCTCGTCTCTGAGCAGCAAAGAAAACGGTGGCACCAGTGGACACAGCTCGTCCCCCTTCTCCCTCTCAG ATTCCCCGCCCACTCGGATGGCACAAGCTTCCTCTGTCTTTTTTGGCAGTCAGGATCTTGGAAGGGACTGTAGTTTCCTCAAACCTCTGGCCTCCACTCCCGGAAACAAAACATTGCCTATAG TACCCACGGCTCTTAGGGTGAACGGTCCAACGAACGGCCTGGGTGTTGATGTCCACACTTCGTTGCTGAGCCCCTCGCAGGTCTCCTTGGTTCCGCAGGCTCAGGGGTATCGCACTCCTGATTTAGGAGACAGTCCTG TATCCTCTGCAATGAACTCCGGTCCCCCGAAGAAGCGCCATCGCAGCTGGCATCCCAGCACCTTGGTCCCAGTCCCACCAACGGCTGTCCCTGTGCCGGCAATTCGTCCAATAGTTGGCTCTCCAG GTTCTGTATTAGCCGTGTCCTCTCCTCAGCCGCTGGCAGCTGGTGTCATTCAGCCCCAGCCTGTCAACGCAGGAGAAACGGTCATCGTTCCTGAAAACCTGCTCAACTCTTCAGGCGTTCGTCCCGTCATCCTCATTG GGCATGGCACTTTACCTTATTTCTATGGGAACGTTGGCAATATAGTGGTGAGCCCTCTGCTGGTCAGCTGCTATAAGAGCAGCcagctgacagaaaaaaacctgGAGACGTTGGGTCTCCACAGCAGCCAGATGCTCAGTGTGGAGATGATGATTCTGCTCACTTTGCAGTATCTTGCACGTTTAG CTTCAAACCAGATTCCTCTGAGGGAGGAGCTGGAGCAGATCGTCTTAAAGGCCATGCTGTGCTGTCCTGGGAATCCGGCCATCTCCCCATCCCAGCTTCCATGGCTGGCTCGACTGGAAGCGAGCGTCTCCGGGGGCAGCGTGCAGGTCGTGGTAACCCACAATTCTTTGGGGGAGGGAATTTCTGAGTCCCTGCGCTCTCTCAGTGAGGGTCCTCAGCATCAGCAGCGTCTGCCAACCTACGTTGTCATTATATGTGCGTCGAAAATGAATGGCAACGAGTTCTGTGTGCTTGTTTTAG GAAAGTACCAAGCACGCGCTTTAGCTGAAGGAATGCTCACAACCAACGAGTTTCTGAAGGAAATCAGCTACGAACTCATCACAGGGAAAGTCGGTGTCCTGGCATCTCATTTCAAAACAACCTCGCTTG gggACAATCTTGACAAGCAGCTCGTCCGATATCAGCGCAGACGGAAAGGACAGGTCATCCAGCCCTACCAGGGCGATGTCACTGAGAACATCCACTCACAGGAGCCTGCCAGCATGTCACCCCCACCAGACACAG TGGAGCTCCTAAATAGAGTCTTTCAGATCTATCCGGCCCAGCTGACTGTGGCTCGAAGTCTTCTCTCTCAAGTCTGCTCCATTGCTGATTCAGGGACCCAGAATCTGGATTTAGGTCGCTTTTGTAAAGTGGactttctggttctggttcctccatCTCACATTCTAGTGCACCAGACGGCCCAGCGCATCCGACAATCAG GAGTCCTTGTGGATTTGGGAAATGAAGATACGTCCACAGCCCACCAGAAATCAGAAAAGTATGTGGTGCGTCTAGACGCTGATGTTCACACCAAGATGGAGGCCTTCATGaagaaagtgaaacaaaacCCCTACACCTTGTTTGTCCTCATCCATGACAACTCACACGTTGACCTCACAAG TGCCCTATCAGGCTCTGTGTGCCACGGAGAGCTGCAGGGTCTGGCTGACCGGGTGGTGAACTGCCAGGAAGTCCTGGACGCCATGAACCTCTTGGTTCTGCAGGTCAGCTGCTTCCCTTACACCCTGCAGACCCACCAGTCCCGGATCAGCCTCCACAATGAAATTCACTGGCCATCCAGTGACCATTTG CAGAGGGAGCAACCTCCTCATGAGTTGGTCTACTTTGGCCTGAGAGACTACAGCTGCTCCCTGCAGTGGGGCGTGGCCAGCCCCATCCTGCGCTGTGACGACGCGTTTGAGAAGATGGTTCATACTCTCTTAGAGAG ACATCCCCACCTGCACAGCATGGTGATTCGCAGCTACCTGCTGATTCAGCAATACACAGAGGCCATGATGGCCCTGACCTCTTCCCCGTCCCTGAGGGATCACATAACCCCGGAGACCCTGGCCATGGTGGAGGACCTGATAAACGCTCCGAGTCGAGAGGGCTCCCAGGGCCGTGGCCACATGCTGCTGGTACGTGTCCCCTCGCTGCAGCTGGCGATGTTGGCCCGAGAGAGACTGGAAGATGTGAGGGACAAGCTGGGATTGCAGCTGTGCTTCGCAGTACTGCTGGGAAGTCCAGCGTCTGAACTCAACCTGTCCAGAAACTTCATCAACTTCCTCAGG ACGTGGAGAGGCTTTCAGAATGAAGAATGGGTACCACACACATATGAGGATCTGGAGGGGCTGCCCTGCATCATCATTCTCACAGGGAAAGACCCACTTGGAGAAACCTTCCCCCG GTCTCTGAAATATACGGACTTGCGTCTGATAGACTCCAGCTACCTTACCCGTACCGCCCTGGAGCAGGAGGTGGGTCTTGCCTGCACCTATGTTTCTCTGGATGTGGTCCAGGAGTCCAAGACTTCTACGGCTCCTCGGGAATCAGATGGAGAGAAAACCACAGGCAGCCTGAATGACGGGGATGAGCTGGAGAGACCTCAGAGCAACGGCAGCGCTGCAACCAGAACATCTG GCTCACTGGCAGAGAATGGAGTCAGTTCATCTGACTTGGCCGATTCGTTCCAGAAGCCCTCCACTTCCACCTCCCAACCCGAAGGCCTCGTCACCTCAGATGTGGCCACACTAACCGAAGGATTCAAGCAAGAGTGTGACTCTCTGGGAAGCCAGCTCTCCTCCAACCCTCTGAAAGCCCCCAACGCCCCTCCATCCAATTACTCTagctcctcctcgtcctccccctccacctcttcctcttCCACACAGAGGCCCAGCCAGTCCACGCAGTGCGGACGAGCATCCAAGTGCTCCAGGGTGTCGCCGCGAACAGTCATCCTGTCACGGGCGGCGTACAACCTGCTGTCAGGGGAGTCGGGGAGTCAGCTGAGCTCCTTCTCACTTCTGCCTCACGCAGATGTGTCCTGGAGCAGTCCGCTGAGGCCGCTCATCACACACAACCTGCAGAGGGCAGACCAGAGCCTGTACTACCGCCAGTGGACTGTTGCCAGGCAGCATCACGCTGATTATGAAGCACCACCTGTGCCGCATCCACGACGCCTGCTCCTCAGCGGACCTCCACAA GTGGGAAAAACTGGTGCTTACCTGCAGTTTCTACGCATCCTGTTTCGTATGCTCATTAGACTGCTTGAGGTTGATGTTTATGATGACGAAGAAGATGAGGAGGCAG AAACTACAGATGCTACGACTCCAGCAAACACGCAGTGGCCCGACATTGAGGATATCCGAAAGCTGCCCTTTGACCCCAATCCCAGAGATCCTAAATTCAGGAAGGCCAGCCCGGTTTACTCTGATAAGATGCCAAAGTTATTTAAAG CAGAGTTTAAGAAAGAAGGAGAGAACCAAACACAAGGCAAGAGAGTGACCAAGTCAATACGTCTAAGCCGGTTTGCTGCCCATAATGCCTTTCACCACTGTGAGCAGTGTCATCAATACTGTGAGGCAGTTCCTACTACACAG CTGTCGGAGTGCTCCTTACACGCTTTTACCTTCTGCTCATCCATGCTGGGAGAGGAGGTCCAGCTCCAGTTTTTCATTCCTAAAGCCAAGGAGCAGCACTTTGTTTTCAGTCATCAGGGGAGCCATCTGGAAAGTTTACGACTGCCTCTCGTCTCCACAAAG GACCCTGATCTTTTGAAGAGTCCAATCTTCACCCCGACAACAGGACGCCAAGAGCATGGGCTGCTCAACCTCTTCCACACCATGGAGGGCGTCACTCATCTGCACATCCTGGTGGTCAAACAGTTTGAGATGCCGCACTACAGGAAGTACTGGCCCAATCACATCCTGCTCGTCCTTCCAGCAATGTTCAACAGTGCCGGAGTTG GTGCTGCTCGCTTCATGATCAAAGAGCTGTCATACCACAACCTAGAGCTGGAGAGGAACCGCCTGGAGGAGCAAGGTGTCAAGAGACAAGATGTATGGCCTTTCATTGTCATGATGGACGACTCGTGTGTGCTGTGGAGCACCTTCCAGCCGACAGATGGAAG tgAAACCTCAGATGGAAGCTCAGGCATCACCAATGTGTCTTTGAAAACAGTGCTGCAGCACATGGAGAACACACCCAAAATCTCCCTGTATGCTATCTGCGGTGTCCGCAAGTGGAGCAGCAGCCTGGCCCACAAGACTCCCCAACACTCCTTCGGTCGGTGTCACCTCCATGACCTTGTCCTCCTTAATGTGGACCTGACACAGAATGTTCAATATGACCTCAATCG GTACGATTGTGAGGAGGTGGACTTTAATCTGAGGGTGAACAGCAGCGGGTTGCTGATATGCCGctttaacaacattttcctGATGAAAAAACACATTCCAGTTGGGGGAAAGAAAGATTTTGTTGTCAAACCGAAGCTTGTG GAAATCGAAAACAAGGCTCCGATCAGCCCGTCTCAGTATGTCTGTGCCCCAGACAGCGAACAGACCCTATTAGACGCCCCGGCTCAGTTCCTGCTGGAAAACttcctgcagagctgcagccacAGACTGTTTCCGAAAGCTGTTCAGAACAGAAACAACCCAGTACTGTCCATCGATAGTTACCTCAACCTCAGCCCAGAG ATTTCTGTGTGCTACATCAACTCACGCCCACACTCCACCAATCTCAACCATCAGGGTCTGGTGTTCAGTGGCCTGCTACTTTACCTTTGTGACTCCTTTGTTGTTTCTGGACTCCTCAAGAACTTCCGCTTCCTGAAAG GCGCCACCCTCTGTGTGATCTGCCAGGACAGAAGTTCCCTGCGTCAGACCATCGTCCGGCTGGAGCTGGAGGACGAGTGGCAGTTTCGTTTGCGGGACGAGTTTCAGACGGCCAACTGTAGCGAGGATCGGCCCCTCTACTTCCTGACCGGCCGCCATGTTTGA